The Chloroflexota bacterium genome includes a window with the following:
- a CDS encoding aminotransferase class I/II-fold pyridoxal phosphate-dependent enzyme, protein MKLEPFTMERWQSTYENLVEYNLSESGVHPMSARELAGSAAEAERLLAIELGYSQSNGTPELRRMIAGLYAGANEDNVIVCNGSAEALFLTIWSLVEPGDDVVMMLPNYMQIHGITRGWGANIRPFHLREELAWQPDLDELRRVVTPRTRLIAVCNPNNPTGAVMSPEAMDAVAAAARSVGAYVLSDEVYQGAEREGATTPTMWGRYEKTIITNGLSKAYGLPGLRIGWIAGPADMVARAWKHHDYTTIAPGTLSDVMARLALQPATRERIMARTRSILQKNYPIFEGWIEEHGAMFSLVPPRAGAIGYLKYHLDVNSSELAERLRAEQSVLIVPGDQFGMDKYMRIGYGAPEAYLKTGLNRVDEILRSIASGRG, encoded by the coding sequence ATGAAACTCGAACCGTTTACGATGGAACGCTGGCAGTCCACCTACGAAAACCTGGTGGAGTACAACCTCTCGGAGAGCGGCGTGCACCCGATGTCCGCGCGCGAACTGGCCGGCAGCGCGGCCGAGGCCGAGCGCCTGCTTGCGATCGAGCTCGGCTACTCGCAGTCCAACGGCACGCCGGAACTGCGGCGGATGATCGCCGGACTGTACGCCGGCGCCAACGAAGACAATGTCATCGTCTGCAACGGCTCCGCCGAGGCGCTCTTTCTCACCATCTGGAGCCTGGTCGAGCCGGGCGACGACGTCGTGATGATGCTGCCCAACTACATGCAGATCCACGGCATCACGCGCGGCTGGGGCGCGAACATTCGCCCGTTCCACCTGCGCGAGGAACTGGCCTGGCAGCCCGATCTCGACGAGCTGCGCCGCGTCGTGACGCCGCGCACACGGCTGATTGCCGTCTGCAACCCGAACAACCCGACCGGCGCGGTCATGTCGCCCGAGGCGATGGATGCGGTGGCCGCCGCCGCGCGCTCGGTGGGCGCGTACGTGCTCTCGGACGAGGTGTACCAGGGCGCGGAGCGCGAAGGCGCCACCACGCCGACGATGTGGGGCCGCTACGAGAAGACGATCATCACCAACGGCCTAAGCAAGGCGTACGGCCTGCCGGGCCTGCGCATCGGCTGGATCGCCGGGCCGGCCGATATGGTCGCGCGCGCGTGGAAGCACCACGACTACACCACGATCGCGCCCGGCACGCTGAGCGACGTGATGGCCCGCCTGGCGCTGCAACCCGCCACCCGCGAGCGCATCATGGCGCGCACGCGCAGCATCCTGCAGAAGAACTACCCGATCTTCGAAGGCTGGATCGAGGAGCACGGCGCGATGTTCAGCCTCGTGCCGCCGCGCGCCGGCGCCATCGGATACCTGAAGTACCATCTCGACGTCAACTCGTCGGAACTGGCCGAGCGGCTGCGCGCGGAGCAAAGCGTGCTGATCGTGCCGGGCGACCAGTTCGGCATGGACAAGTACATGCGCATCGGCTACGGCGCGCCGGAAGCGTACCTGAAGACCGGGTTGAACCGCGTGGATGAAATCCTGCGTTCGATTGCCTCGGGACGCGGATGA
- a CDS encoding SDR family oxidoreductase has protein sequence MFDYRSLFNLSGRTALVVGAASGIGRASAGVLAAFGARVYCADMNLPGAEVVAAEARAQGAEASAVALDMRDAAQVVATLERIEAQHAVDVLVSTPSINVRKPFLQISDEEFDRVIGLNLKGTFILMRETAKRMASRQRGSIIVFSSIRADVVEPGQSVYAATKAGTRQLARTLASELGTQGVRVNIIAPGVVETPLTAPIKAKPDWYQAYADKSALRRWARPEEMAGAVIYLASDASSFVTGATVTVDGGWTAQDGRFTPPL, from the coding sequence ATGTTCGACTATCGTTCCCTGTTCAACCTGAGCGGGCGCACCGCGCTGGTCGTCGGCGCGGCCAGCGGCATCGGCCGCGCGTCGGCCGGCGTGCTCGCCGCGTTCGGTGCGCGCGTCTACTGCGCCGACATGAATCTCCCCGGCGCCGAAGTCGTCGCCGCCGAAGCGCGCGCGCAGGGCGCCGAGGCGTCCGCCGTGGCGCTCGATATGCGCGACGCCGCGCAGGTTGTCGCCACGCTCGAGCGGATCGAAGCGCAGCATGCCGTCGATGTGCTGGTCAGCACGCCGAGTATCAACGTGCGCAAGCCGTTCCTGCAGATCAGCGACGAGGAGTTCGACCGCGTGATCGGCCTGAACCTCAAGGGCACGTTCATCTTGATGCGCGAGACGGCGAAGCGCATGGCGTCGCGCCAGCGCGGCAGCATCATCGTCTTCTCCAGCATCCGCGCCGACGTCGTCGAGCCGGGCCAGAGCGTCTATGCGGCGACCAAGGCCGGCACGCGCCAGTTGGCGCGCACGCTGGCCAGCGAGCTCGGCACGCAGGGCGTGCGCGTGAACATCATCGCGCCCGGCGTCGTCGAAACGCCGCTGACCGCGCCGATCAAGGCCAAGCCGGACTGGTACCAGGCCTATGCCGACAAGAGCGCCCTGCGCCGCTGGGCGCGGCCGGAGGAGATGGCCGGCGCCGTGATCTACCTCGCATCCGATGCCAGTTCCTTCGTCACCGGCGCGACCGTGACGGTCGATGGCGGCTGGACAGCGCAGGACGGCCGCTTTACGCCGCCGCTGTAA
- a CDS encoding M20 family metallopeptidase, which yields MITTIEQHVLSFIDDDELIRWVQELTRIKSVWQPELNHGEADAAQWVAERCRVIGLDVHVEYPHPARPNVIALYGAGTGPTLMFEGHTDVVTEGDPTQWTDPPFSAAIRDGRIYGRGANDMKAGLVCALVAMQAIMRSGVRLNGNILIGAVCDEEGPMIGIKHFVDRGWADRVSAAIICEPEENHLCITQKGVMWIEATIHGVMSHGAMPLTGVNSAYPMARFLTLVHSLEEREIAVHGRDPLLGQPSITPTILRSPPAGAGEPQKNVMPAATDVVLDFRLIPGQEPDALARQVEAMLAAVVAVDPRLRTTMRVVEVRQPTKTDRNHPVVTTLASAFRDLTGREPVYGGVPGSTDGTILNARKGIPIVTCGPGDIYIPHHIDEWVSIDEIKTAARMYVLAALRYLGVN from the coding sequence ATGATAACCACCATTGAGCAACACGTCCTTTCTTTTATTGACGACGATGAACTGATACGCTGGGTGCAGGAGTTGACGCGCATCAAGAGCGTCTGGCAGCCGGAACTGAACCACGGCGAGGCGGACGCGGCGCAGTGGGTTGCGGAGCGCTGCCGGGTGATCGGGCTGGACGTGCATGTCGAATACCCGCACCCCGCGCGCCCCAACGTCATCGCGCTTTACGGTGCCGGCACGGGCCCCACGCTGATGTTCGAGGGGCACACCGACGTCGTGACCGAGGGCGACCCGACGCAGTGGACCGACCCGCCGTTCAGCGCCGCAATTCGCGACGGGCGCATCTACGGGCGCGGCGCCAACGACATGAAGGCCGGTCTGGTATGCGCGCTGGTTGCGATGCAGGCGATCATGCGCAGCGGCGTGCGCCTGAACGGCAATATCCTGATCGGCGCGGTGTGCGACGAAGAAGGCCCCATGATCGGCATCAAGCACTTCGTCGATCGGGGCTGGGCCGACCGCGTGTCCGCCGCGATTATCTGCGAGCCGGAAGAGAACCATCTATGCATCACACAGAAGGGCGTCATGTGGATCGAAGCGACGATCCACGGCGTGATGTCGCATGGCGCCATGCCGCTAACCGGCGTGAACAGCGCGTATCCGATGGCGCGTTTTCTGACACTGGTGCATAGCCTCGAAGAGCGCGAGATCGCGGTGCATGGCCGCGACCCGCTGCTCGGCCAACCGAGCATCACCCCGACGATCCTGCGCTCGCCGCCGGCCGGCGCTGGCGAGCCGCAGAAGAACGTGATGCCGGCCGCAACGGACGTGGTGCTCGACTTCCGGCTGATTCCGGGGCAGGAGCCCGACGCGCTGGCGCGGCAGGTCGAGGCCATGCTGGCCGCCGTAGTTGCGGTGGACCCGCGCCTGCGCACCACGATGCGCGTGGTCGAGGTGCGGCAGCCAACGAAGACCGACCGCAATCATCCGGTCGTCACAACGCTGGCTTCGGCGTTCAGAGACCTGACCGGCCGCGAGCCGGTGTATGGCGGCGTGCCGGGATCGACCGACGGCACGATCTTGAATGCGCGCAAAGGCATTCCGATTGTCACGTGCGGCCCCGGCGATATCTATATCCCGCACCACATCGACGAGTGGGTCAGTATCGACGAAATAAAGACGGCCGCGCGGATGTATGTGCTGGCCGCGCTACGCTATCTGGGTGTGAACTGA
- a CDS encoding hydroxyacid dehydrogenase — MKTILLDMPLHPQGLAILNAAGHEVIGPLPSDTPERRAIFARAHAIIIGSAWQINDETLAQSATVQVVGRPGIGIDNIDLADATKHGVCVVHTPDAPTQSTAEHAFSLLIALAKQTLRIDRDFHAKGWNSKNAVPLSIELKGKTLGLVGLGRIGGTIAKMARGFDMRVICFDPYVTAERAAQTGVELRPSLSDVLAEADFVSLHCALTPQTRGLIGPGELKTMKRTAYLVNCARGPVINEAALIDALRAGTIAGAGIDVFEEEPTPAGNPLLALDNVVLSPHVASRTEDGVYQMSVGAAEEVCAVLRGEPPRWLANREVWAKRRA, encoded by the coding sequence ATGAAAACCATCTTGCTGGACATGCCTCTGCACCCGCAGGGCCTCGCGATTCTGAACGCCGCAGGCCACGAGGTGATCGGGCCGCTGCCGAGCGACACCCCCGAGCGCCGCGCGATTTTCGCGCGGGCCCACGCCATCATCATCGGCAGTGCCTGGCAGATCAACGATGAGACGCTGGCCCAGTCGGCGACCGTGCAGGTGGTGGGGCGGCCCGGCATCGGCATCGACAACATCGACCTCGCGGATGCGACGAAGCACGGCGTCTGCGTCGTGCACACGCCCGACGCGCCGACGCAGTCCACCGCCGAGCACGCCTTCTCGCTCCTGATCGCGCTCGCCAAGCAGACGCTGCGCATCGACCGCGACTTCCACGCGAAGGGCTGGAACTCGAAGAACGCCGTTCCGCTCAGCATCGAGCTCAAGGGCAAGACGCTCGGCCTGGTGGGGCTTGGTCGCATCGGCGGCACCATCGCCAAGATGGCGCGCGGCTTCGACATGCGCGTCATCTGCTTCGACCCGTACGTGACGGCCGAGCGTGCAGCCCAGACCGGCGTCGAATTGCGCCCGTCGCTGTCGGACGTGCTGGCCGAGGCCGATTTCGTGTCGCTGCACTGCGCGCTGACGCCGCAGACGCGCGGCCTGATCGGTCCCGGCGAGCTGAAAACGATGAAGCGCACGGCGTACCTAGTCAACTGCGCGCGCGGCCCAGTCATCAACGAGGCGGCGCTGATCGACGCGCTGCGCGCGGGCACGATCGCCGGCGCGGGTATCGACGTGTTCGAGGAAGAGCCAACCCCGGCCGGCAACCCGCTGCTTGCGCTGGACAACGTGGTGCTGTCGCCGCACGTCGCCTCGCGCACCGAGGATGGCGTGTACCAGATGAGCGTCGGCGCGGCGGAGGAAGTCTGCGCCGTCCTGCGCGGCGAGCCCCCCCGCTGGCTGGCCAATCGCGAGGTCTGGGCAAAGCGGCGCGCGTAA
- the fabL gene encoding enoyl-[acyl-carrier-protein] reductase FabL — MRFENKIALITGSGRGIGRAIALELAREGADIVVNFFRNRKPAEETAEEIRTLGRRAHIIRANVGEVDQIEKMFAEVKAVFGGLDILVCNAASGYIRPVLEQQVKGWDWTMNINARSVLFCAQQAHPLMKARGGGAIVSISSLGSFRTLPNYVVIGASKAAIESLTRYLAVEFAPDRIVVNAVSGGIVETEALEHFEHRDQMLTGSRDRTPAGRLTSPEDIAKAVAFLCSPDAFMIRGQTILVDGGFTLDVV; from the coding sequence ATGCGTTTTGAGAACAAGATTGCGTTGATCACCGGCAGCGGGCGCGGCATTGGCCGCGCGATCGCGCTGGAACTGGCGCGCGAAGGCGCGGACATTGTCGTCAACTTCTTCCGCAACCGCAAGCCGGCCGAGGAGACCGCCGAGGAGATCCGCACGCTGGGCCGGCGCGCGCACATCATCCGGGCCAACGTCGGCGAAGTCGATCAGATCGAGAAGATGTTTGCCGAGGTCAAAGCGGTCTTTGGCGGTCTGGATATCCTCGTGTGCAACGCGGCCTCCGGCTACATCCGCCCGGTACTGGAGCAGCAGGTCAAAGGCTGGGACTGGACCATGAACATCAACGCGCGCTCGGTGCTGTTCTGCGCCCAGCAGGCGCACCCGTTGATGAAGGCGCGCGGCGGCGGGGCGATCGTGTCGATCTCGTCGCTTGGCTCGTTTCGCACGCTGCCGAACTACGTCGTGATTGGCGCCAGCAAGGCGGCGATCGAGTCGCTGACGCGTTATCTGGCCGTCGAGTTCGCCCCGGATCGCATTGTCGTCAACGCCGTCAGCGGCGGCATTGTTGAAACCGAGGCGCTGGAGCACTTCGAGCACCGGGACCAGATGCTGACCGGCAGCCGGGACCGCACACCCGCCGGGCGCCTGACCTCCCCCGAAGACATCGCCAAGGCCGTCGCGTTCCTCTGCTCGCCGGACGCGTTTATGATCCGCGGGCAGACGATCCTGGTGGACGGCGGCTTCACCCTGGACGTGGTATAG
- a CDS encoding MFS transporter: protein MDNERKTQITMLAFACDYIAWGVGMTFINPTTVMPTFVRHFTDEPGIIGLINTIQMGGFLIPQLIISNLIAHRVRKKPIMMYSGFIHRGLPWLFALFLMLNPNAPGPLILIVFYAGYTLFNIGDSISTVPWFDIMGKSVPADRRGRMMGTAQIIASLLGIGAGQVVKLILSPEGPAFPLSYALCFAIAGCGIVLSWISSGFVHEVVQPVSEERMAFKDYLPALGRVLRTDGHFRRVTAARLVGGMANMALPFYIIFATDRLGFAADNVGLFVSAQVLGGLLAGTVLGYLSERSGSKAVILAALTIQLAAPLLALGVFATGGTLGALGPWVYALVFVAVGVGQSSGILGFINYVLELAPPQERVTYVGLTNTLSGVLALAPLIGAALVDAVSYTGMFIVVVAVLAVSLMLTVPIVEPRRLAAHPRAAAD from the coding sequence ATGGATAACGAACGCAAGACCCAGATCACCATGCTCGCCTTCGCGTGCGACTACATCGCGTGGGGCGTCGGCATGACGTTTATCAACCCGACGACCGTGATGCCGACCTTCGTGCGCCACTTCACCGACGAGCCCGGGATCATCGGCCTGATCAACACGATCCAGATGGGCGGCTTCCTGATCCCGCAACTGATCATATCGAACCTGATCGCGCATCGCGTGCGTAAGAAGCCGATCATGATGTACAGCGGGTTCATACACCGGGGCCTGCCCTGGCTGTTTGCGCTGTTCCTGATGCTGAACCCCAACGCGCCTGGCCCGCTCATCCTGATCGTCTTCTACGCCGGCTACACGCTCTTTAACATCGGCGACTCGATCTCGACGGTGCCGTGGTTCGACATCATGGGCAAGTCGGTGCCGGCGGATCGCCGCGGGCGGATGATGGGCACGGCGCAGATCATCGCCTCGCTGCTCGGCATCGGCGCTGGGCAAGTGGTGAAGCTGATCCTGTCGCCGGAGGGACCGGCATTTCCTCTAAGCTATGCGCTGTGCTTCGCCATCGCCGGCTGCGGTATCGTGCTGTCATGGATCAGTTCCGGCTTCGTTCATGAAGTGGTGCAGCCGGTCAGCGAAGAGCGCATGGCGTTTAAGGACTATCTCCCGGCGCTGGGGCGTGTGTTGCGCACCGACGGGCACTTCCGGCGCGTCACCGCCGCCCGCCTGGTGGGCGGCATGGCGAACATGGCGCTGCCGTTCTACATTATCTTCGCCACTGACCGGCTGGGCTTTGCGGCGGACAACGTCGGGCTGTTCGTCTCCGCGCAGGTGCTGGGCGGCCTGCTGGCGGGAACGGTGCTCGGCTACCTGAGCGAACGCTCCGGCAGCAAAGCGGTCATCCTGGCCGCGCTGACCATCCAACTCGCCGCGCCGCTGCTGGCGCTTGGCGTGTTCGCCACGGGCGGCACGCTTGGCGCGCTCGGTCCGTGGGTGTACGCGCTCGTGTTCGTCGCGGTCGGCGTCGGGCAATCGTCCGGCATCCTCGGTTTCATCAACTACGTGCTGGAGCTGGCGCCGCCCCAGGAGCGGGTGACGTATGTCGGGCTGACGAACACACTGAGCGGCGTGCTGGCGCTCGCGCCGCTGATCGGCGCGGCGCTGGTCGATGCCGTTTCTTACACCGGCATGTTCATCGTCGTCGTTGCGGTGCTGGCGGTTTCGCTCATGCTCACCGTGCCGATCGTCGAGCCGCGCCGGCTGGCGGCCCACCCGCGCGCCGCGGCCGATTGA